Proteins from a genomic interval of Panthera uncia isolate 11264 chromosome C1 unlocalized genomic scaffold, Puncia_PCG_1.0 HiC_scaffold_4, whole genome shotgun sequence:
- the HNRNPR gene encoding heterogeneous nuclear ribonucleoprotein R isoform X2 encodes MKTYRQREKQGSKVQESTKGPDEAKIKALLERTGYTLDVTTGQRKYGGPPPDSVYSGVQPGIGTEVFVGKIPRDLYEDELVPLFEKAGPIWDLRLMMDPLSGQNRGYAFITFCGKEAAQEAVKLCDSYEIRPGKHLGVCISVANNRLFVGSIPKNKTKENILEEFSKVTEGLVDVILYHQPDDKKKNRGFCFLEYEDHKSAAQARRRLMSGKVKVWGNVVTVEWADPVEEPDPEVMAKVKVLFVRNLATTVTEEILEKSFSEFGKLERVKKLKDYAFVHFEDRGAAVKAMDEMNGKEIEGEEIEIVLAKPPDKKRKERQAARQASRSTAYEDYYYHPPPRMPPPIRGRGRGGGRGGYGYPPDYYGYEDYYDDYYGYDYHDYRGGYEDPYYGYDDGYAVRGRGGGRGGRGAPPPPRGRGAPPPRGRAGYSQRGAPLGPPRGSRGGRGGPAQQQRGRGSRGSRGNRGGNVGGKRKADGYNQPDSKRRQTNNQQNWGSQPIAQQPLQQGGDYSGNYGYNNDNQEFYQDTYGQQWK; translated from the exons ATGAAGACCTACAGGCAAAGGGAGAAGCAGGGGAGCAAGGTGCAAGAGTCCACAAAGGGACCTGATGAAGCAAAGATCAAG GCGTTGCTTGAGAGGACTGGCTATACTCTGGATGTAACCACAGGACAGAGGAAGTATGGTGGTCCTCCACCAGACAGTGTGTACTCGGGTGTGCAACCGGGAATTGGAACAGAA gtctttgTAGGTAAAATACCAAGAGATTTATATGAGGATGAGTTGGTACCCCTTTTCGAAAAGGCTGGTCCCATTTGGGATCTACGTCTTATGATGGATCCACTGTCTGGTCAGAACAGAGGGTATGCATTTATCACCTTCTGTGGAAAGGAAGCTGCACAGGAAGCTGTTAAACTG TGTGACAGCTATGAAATTCGCCCTGGTAAACACCTTGGAGTGTGCATTTCTGTGGCAAACAACAGGCTTTTTGTTGGATCAATTCCGAAGAATAAGACTAAGGAAAACATTCTGgaagaattcagtaaagtcacag AGGGTTTGGTGGACGTTATTCTCTATCATCAACCCGATGACAAAAAGAAGAATCGGGGGTTCTGCTTCCTTGAATATGAGGATCACAAGTCAGCAGCACAAGCCAGACGCCGGCTGATGAGTGGAAAAGTAAAAGTATGGGGAAATGTAGTTACAGTTGAATGGGCTGACCCTGTGGAAGAACCAGATCCAGAAGTCATGGCTAAG GTGAAAGTTTTATTTGTGAGAAACTTGGCTACTACAGTGACAGAAGAAATATTGGAAAAGTCATTTTCTGAATTTGGAAAACTCGAAAGAGTGAAGAAGTTGAAAGATTatgcatttgttcattttgaagaCAGAGGAGCAGCTGTTAAG GCCATGGATGAAATGAATGGCAAAGAAATAGAAGGGGAAGAAATTGAAATAGTCTTAGCCAAGCCaccagacaagaaaaggaaagagcgCCAAGCTGCTAGACAGGCTTCCAGAAGCACTGC GTATGAAGATTATTACTATCACCCTCCTCCTCGTATGCCACCTCCAATTAGAGGTCGGGGtcgtggtggggggagaggtggaTATGGCTACCCTCCAGATTACTATGGCTATGAAGATTACTATGATGATTACTATGGTTATGATTATCACGACTATCGTGGAGGCTATGAAGATCCCTACTACGGCTATGATGATGGCTATGCagtaagaggaagaggaggaggaaggggagggcgaGGTGCTCCGCCACCACCAAGGGGGCGGGGAGCACCACCTCCAAGAGGTAGAGCTGGCTATTCACAGAGGGGGGCACCTTTGGGACCACCAAGAGGCTCTAGGGGTGGCAGAGGGGGTCCTGCACAACAGCAGAGAGGCCGTGGTTCCCGTGGATCTCGGGGCAATCGTGGGGGCAATGTAGGAGGCAAGAGAAAGGCAGACGGGTACAACCAACCTGATTCCAAGCGCCGTCAGACCAACAACCAACAGAACTGGGGTTCCCAACCCATCGCTCAGCAGCCGCTTCAACAAGGTGGTGACTATTCTGGTAACTATGGTTACAATAATGACAACCAGGAATTTTATCAGGATACTTATGGGCAACAGTGGAAATAG
- the HNRNPR gene encoding heterogeneous nuclear ribonucleoprotein R isoform X1 — protein MANQVNGNAVQLKEEEEPMDTSSVTHTEHYKTLIEAGLPQKVAERLDEIFQTGLVAYVDLDERAIDALREFNEEGALSVLQQFKESDLSHVQNKSAFLCGVMKTYRQREKQGSKVQESTKGPDEAKIKALLERTGYTLDVTTGQRKYGGPPPDSVYSGVQPGIGTEVFVGKIPRDLYEDELVPLFEKAGPIWDLRLMMDPLSGQNRGYAFITFCGKEAAQEAVKLCDSYEIRPGKHLGVCISVANNRLFVGSIPKNKTKENILEEFSKVTEGLVDVILYHQPDDKKKNRGFCFLEYEDHKSAAQARRRLMSGKVKVWGNVVTVEWADPVEEPDPEVMAKVKVLFVRNLATTVTEEILEKSFSEFGKLERVKKLKDYAFVHFEDRGAAVKAMDEMNGKEIEGEEIEIVLAKPPDKKRKERQAARQASRSTAYEDYYYHPPPRMPPPIRGRGRGGGRGGYGYPPDYYGYEDYYDDYYGYDYHDYRGGYEDPYYGYDDGYAVRGRGGGRGGRGAPPPPRGRGAPPPRGRAGYSQRGAPLGPPRGSRGGRGGPAQQQRGRGSRGSRGNRGGNVGGKRKADGYNQPDSKRRQTNNQQNWGSQPIAQQPLQQGGDYSGNYGYNNDNQEFYQDTYGQQWK, from the exons gatTGGTAGCTTATGTCGATCTTGATGAAAGAGCAATTGATGCTCTCAGGGAATTTAATGAAGAAGGAGCTCTGTCTGTACTACAACAGTTCAAGGAAAGTGACTTATCACATGTTCAG AACAAAAGTGCATTTTTATGTGGAGTTATGAAGACCTACAGGCAAAGGGAGAAGCAGGGGAGCAAGGTGCAAGAGTCCACAAAGGGACCTGATGAAGCAAAGATCAAG GCGTTGCTTGAGAGGACTGGCTATACTCTGGATGTAACCACAGGACAGAGGAAGTATGGTGGTCCTCCACCAGACAGTGTGTACTCGGGTGTGCAACCGGGAATTGGAACAGAA gtctttgTAGGTAAAATACCAAGAGATTTATATGAGGATGAGTTGGTACCCCTTTTCGAAAAGGCTGGTCCCATTTGGGATCTACGTCTTATGATGGATCCACTGTCTGGTCAGAACAGAGGGTATGCATTTATCACCTTCTGTGGAAAGGAAGCTGCACAGGAAGCTGTTAAACTG TGTGACAGCTATGAAATTCGCCCTGGTAAACACCTTGGAGTGTGCATTTCTGTGGCAAACAACAGGCTTTTTGTTGGATCAATTCCGAAGAATAAGACTAAGGAAAACATTCTGgaagaattcagtaaagtcacag AGGGTTTGGTGGACGTTATTCTCTATCATCAACCCGATGACAAAAAGAAGAATCGGGGGTTCTGCTTCCTTGAATATGAGGATCACAAGTCAGCAGCACAAGCCAGACGCCGGCTGATGAGTGGAAAAGTAAAAGTATGGGGAAATGTAGTTACAGTTGAATGGGCTGACCCTGTGGAAGAACCAGATCCAGAAGTCATGGCTAAG GTGAAAGTTTTATTTGTGAGAAACTTGGCTACTACAGTGACAGAAGAAATATTGGAAAAGTCATTTTCTGAATTTGGAAAACTCGAAAGAGTGAAGAAGTTGAAAGATTatgcatttgttcattttgaagaCAGAGGAGCAGCTGTTAAG GCCATGGATGAAATGAATGGCAAAGAAATAGAAGGGGAAGAAATTGAAATAGTCTTAGCCAAGCCaccagacaagaaaaggaaagagcgCCAAGCTGCTAGACAGGCTTCCAGAAGCACTGC GTATGAAGATTATTACTATCACCCTCCTCCTCGTATGCCACCTCCAATTAGAGGTCGGGGtcgtggtggggggagaggtggaTATGGCTACCCTCCAGATTACTATGGCTATGAAGATTACTATGATGATTACTATGGTTATGATTATCACGACTATCGTGGAGGCTATGAAGATCCCTACTACGGCTATGATGATGGCTATGCagtaagaggaagaggaggaggaaggggagggcgaGGTGCTCCGCCACCACCAAGGGGGCGGGGAGCACCACCTCCAAGAGGTAGAGCTGGCTATTCACAGAGGGGGGCACCTTTGGGACCACCAAGAGGCTCTAGGGGTGGCAGAGGGGGTCCTGCACAACAGCAGAGAGGCCGTGGTTCCCGTGGATCTCGGGGCAATCGTGGGGGCAATGTAGGAGGCAAGAGAAAGGCAGACGGGTACAACCAACCTGATTCCAAGCGCCGTCAGACCAACAACCAACAGAACTGGGGTTCCCAACCCATCGCTCAGCAGCCGCTTCAACAAGGTGGTGACTATTCTGGTAACTATGGTTACAATAATGACAACCAGGAATTTTATCAGGATACTTATGGGCAACAGTGGAAATAG